One Natrinema marinum genomic window carries:
- the purL gene encoding phosphoribosylformylglycinamidine synthase subunit PurL gives MSLADSDRELVVSELGREPTRAEAALFENLWSEHCAYRSSRPLLSAFDSEGEQVVVGPGDDAAVVALDEENYITMGIESHNHPSYVDPFDGAATGVGGIVRDTLSMGAYPIALADSLYFGGFDREHSKYLFEGVVEGISHYGNCIGVPTVAGSVDFHPDYEGNPLVNVACVGLTNEERLVTAEAQEPGNKLVLVGNATGRDGLGGASFASEDLAEDAETEDRPAVQVGDPYAEKLLIEANEVLVDENLIESARDLGAAGLGGASSEMAAKANLGADIELERVHQREPNMSALEILLAESQERMCYEVEPDNVDRVREIAERFDLGCSVIGEVTDGNYVCTFDGEAVVDVDAYFLGEGAPMNDLETEAPDPPATDLPEVDPEEAFEAIVSSPNTASKRWVYRQYDHEVGVRTSVGPGDDAAIVAVREAEQGLAISSGAAPNWTDAAPREGARAIALENATNIAAKGATPLAAVDCLNGGNPEKPDVYGGFTGIVDGLAEMCETLSTPVVGGNVSLYNDSVAGPIPPTPTLAMVGSKAGYDAPPLAVEPEGDLVLVGDLGLESGEPSLGGSEYLAQFGGSDGFSKLPDDPAALIETLAAVADDESTLAVHDVSHGGLAVSLAEMVTDEAGLAVSIPGDDPAAALFHEQPGRALIQTESVETVREAFDGVAPVVELGAATDDGRLTIDLGERTIETDAAAIRDRRATIERELE, from the coding sequence ATGAGTCTTGCCGATTCGGACCGCGAACTCGTCGTTTCCGAGCTGGGGCGGGAGCCGACGCGAGCGGAGGCGGCACTGTTCGAGAACCTCTGGAGCGAGCACTGCGCGTACCGCTCATCGCGACCGCTGCTGTCGGCGTTCGACAGCGAGGGCGAGCAGGTCGTCGTCGGGCCGGGCGACGACGCGGCGGTCGTCGCACTCGACGAGGAGAACTACATCACGATGGGGATCGAGAGCCACAACCACCCCTCCTACGTGGACCCGTTCGACGGCGCGGCGACCGGCGTCGGCGGCATCGTCCGGGACACGCTCTCGATGGGCGCGTACCCGATCGCGCTCGCGGACTCGCTGTACTTCGGCGGGTTCGACCGCGAGCACTCGAAGTACCTCTTCGAGGGCGTCGTCGAGGGGATCAGCCACTACGGCAACTGCATCGGCGTCCCGACGGTCGCCGGCAGCGTCGACTTCCACCCCGATTACGAGGGGAATCCGCTGGTCAACGTCGCCTGCGTCGGCCTGACGAACGAGGAACGACTCGTCACCGCCGAAGCGCAGGAACCCGGTAACAAACTCGTCCTCGTCGGGAACGCCACCGGTCGCGACGGACTCGGCGGCGCGAGCTTCGCGAGCGAGGATCTCGCGGAGGACGCCGAAACCGAAGACCGGCCCGCGGTCCAGGTCGGCGACCCCTACGCCGAGAAGCTCCTTATCGAGGCCAACGAAGTCCTCGTCGACGAGAACCTGATCGAATCGGCCCGCGACCTCGGTGCCGCCGGTCTCGGCGGCGCCTCGAGCGAGATGGCCGCCAAAGCGAATCTCGGGGCCGACATCGAGCTCGAGCGGGTCCACCAGCGCGAGCCGAACATGTCGGCCTTGGAGATCCTGCTCGCCGAGTCTCAGGAGCGGATGTGTTACGAGGTCGAACCCGACAACGTCGATCGCGTCCGCGAGATCGCAGAGCGGTTCGATCTGGGCTGTTCGGTCATCGGCGAGGTCACCGACGGCAACTACGTCTGCACGTTTGACGGCGAGGCAGTCGTCGACGTCGACGCCTACTTCCTCGGCGAGGGCGCGCCGATGAACGACCTTGAGACCGAAGCTCCCGACCCGCCCGCGACCGACCTGCCCGAGGTCGATCCCGAGGAGGCCTTCGAAGCGATCGTCTCGAGTCCGAACACCGCCTCGAAGCGGTGGGTCTACCGCCAGTACGACCACGAGGTCGGCGTCCGAACGAGCGTGGGGCCGGGCGACGACGCGGCGATCGTCGCGGTCCGAGAAGCCGAGCAGGGACTCGCGATCTCCTCCGGTGCCGCGCCGAACTGGACCGACGCCGCCCCGCGGGAGGGGGCTCGCGCGATCGCCCTCGAGAACGCGACGAACATCGCGGCCAAGGGCGCGACGCCGCTGGCCGCGGTCGACTGTCTCAACGGCGGCAATCCGGAGAAGCCCGACGTCTACGGCGGCTTCACGGGGATCGTCGACGGCCTCGCCGAGATGTGCGAGACGCTGTCGACGCCGGTCGTTGGCGGCAACGTCTCGCTGTACAACGACTCCGTCGCGGGGCCGATCCCGCCGACGCCGACGCTCGCGATGGTCGGTTCGAAGGCGGGGTACGACGCGCCGCCGCTGGCGGTCGAACCCGAGGGCGACCTCGTGCTGGTCGGCGATCTCGGACTCGAGAGCGGCGAGCCGTCGCTCGGCGGCTCCGAGTACCTCGCGCAGTTCGGCGGCAGCGACGGGTTCTCGAAACTACCCGACGACCCTGCGGCCCTGATCGAAACGCTCGCGGCGGTCGCCGACGACGAGTCGACGCTCGCGGTCCACGACGTCAGCCACGGCGGCCTCGCGGTCTCGCTGGCCGAGATGGTCACCGACGAGGCCGGCCTTGCCGTCTCGATTCCGGGCGACGATCCGGCGGCCGCGCTGTTCCACGAACAGCCGGGCCGCGCGCTGATCCAGACCGAGTCGGTCGAGACAGTCCGCGAGGCGTTCGACGGCGTCGCCCCGGTCGTCGAGCTCGGGGCCGCGACCGACGACGGGCGGCTGACGATCGACCTCGGCGAGCGGACCATCGAGACCGACGCGGCCGCGATTCGCGACCGGCGCGCGACGATCGAACGCGAACTCGAGTGA
- a CDS encoding PHP domain-containing protein, giving the protein MLSVELHTHSSLSYDGRDPVELILEQAEAVGLDAIAVTDHDEIDASLEAAERAPDYGLVGIPGMEISSKAGHVLGLGLEEAVPPGLSFESTLEAIRDQDGLAVIPHPFQESRHGVMARISREELAEGDAIEVYNSRLFTGRANRQAERYARSRDLPMTAGSDAHISEMVGQAITRVDADERTADAILEAIADGRTTVEGKRTPWRISVQQFAGGVTRRLGHVFKLFR; this is encoded by the coding sequence GTGCTGTCGGTCGAACTTCACACGCACTCGTCGCTGTCCTACGACGGCCGCGACCCGGTCGAGTTGATTCTCGAGCAGGCCGAAGCCGTCGGCCTCGACGCCATCGCGGTCACGGACCACGACGAGATCGACGCGAGCCTCGAGGCGGCCGAGCGCGCGCCCGACTACGGCCTCGTCGGCATTCCGGGCATGGAAATCTCGAGCAAGGCCGGCCACGTCCTCGGGCTGGGACTCGAGGAGGCCGTCCCGCCCGGACTCTCCTTCGAGTCGACGCTCGAGGCGATCCGCGACCAGGACGGGCTGGCGGTGATCCCCCATCCGTTTCAGGAGTCACGCCACGGCGTGATGGCTCGCATCTCCCGCGAGGAACTCGCCGAGGGCGACGCCATCGAGGTCTACAACTCCCGGCTCTTCACCGGGCGGGCGAACCGTCAGGCCGAACGGTACGCCCGCTCGCGGGATCTGCCGATGACCGCCGGCAGCGACGCCCACATCAGCGAGATGGTCGGCCAGGCGATCACCCGCGTCGACGCCGACGAGCGCACGGCCGACGCGATCCTCGAGGCGATCGCGGACGGCCGAACGACCGTCGAAGGAAAGCGAACGCCGTGGCGGATCAGCGTCCAGCAGTTCGCCGGCGGCGTCACGCGACGGCTCGGCCACGTCTTCAAACTGTTCCGATGA
- a CDS encoding asparagine synthase C-terminal domain-containing protein: MTSPPTTDTTLRGADPTTVRDAIERGDPLPGTSGFAGELDGRLVRDVLGRVPLLVEGDSEAETAGPAWAFAPSELAEPRLFPAGAVAPVDDPVSGQEPRWTLPDPEPESDPDTAIETLERAIETATEAVQRDDRSIAVAFSGGVDSALVAALLDAPLYVVGFSDSHDVDAARTAADAMGRDLAVVELEPADLERAVPEVARATRRTNAMDVQIALPLYLVGERVAADGFDALAVGQGADELFGGYEKVVHLDHRVAAETVRGAVREQVDSLSEQLPRDVLTIEAAGLEPVAPFLHDAVVEAALRLPDDLLADEDERKRGFRRVAARHLPTEIATRDKKAVQYGSLVARELDRLARQAGYKRRMDDHVSKYIESLLADAAA, encoded by the coding sequence ATGACTTCACCACCGACGACCGACACGACGCTTCGCGGTGCCGACCCGACGACTGTCCGCGACGCCATAGAGCGCGGCGACCCACTGCCGGGAACGAGCGGCTTCGCGGGCGAACTCGACGGCCGTCTCGTTCGGGACGTATTGGGTCGTGTCCCGCTGCTCGTCGAGGGTGACTCCGAGGCCGAGACCGCGGGCCCGGCGTGGGCCTTCGCGCCGTCCGAACTCGCGGAACCGCGTCTCTTTCCGGCCGGCGCGGTCGCGCCGGTCGACGACCCTGTTTCCGGGCAGGAACCGCGCTGGACGCTCCCCGACCCGGAGCCGGAGTCGGACCCCGATACTGCGATCGAAACCCTCGAGCGCGCGATCGAGACGGCGACCGAGGCCGTCCAGCGGGACGATCGGTCGATCGCCGTCGCCTTCTCCGGCGGCGTCGACTCGGCGCTGGTCGCCGCACTGCTCGACGCGCCGCTGTACGTCGTCGGCTTCTCCGACAGCCACGACGTCGACGCGGCGCGCACGGCCGCCGACGCGATGGGCCGTGACCTCGCCGTGGTCGAACTCGAGCCGGCCGACTTGGAACGGGCCGTCCCCGAGGTGGCGCGGGCGACCCGCCGGACGAACGCGATGGATGTCCAGATCGCGCTCCCACTTTATCTGGTCGGCGAGCGCGTCGCCGCCGACGGCTTCGACGCGCTCGCGGTCGGGCAGGGCGCGGACGAACTGTTCGGCGGCTACGAGAAGGTCGTCCACCTCGATCACCGCGTCGCGGCCGAGACGGTTCGGGGAGCCGTCCGCGAACAGGTGGACAGTCTGTCCGAGCAGCTCCCGCGGGACGTGTTGACGATCGAGGCGGCGGGCCTCGAGCCGGTCGCGCCGTTTCTCCACGACGCCGTCGTCGAGGCCGCGCTCCGACTGCCGGACGACCTGCTGGCCGACGAGGACGAACGCAAACGCGGCTTTCGACGTGTCGCCGCCCGTCACTTACCGACCGAGATCGCAACGCGGGACAAGAAGGCGGTCCAGTACGGCAGCCTGGTCGCCCGCGAACTCGACCGGCTCGCCCGCCAGGCGGGGTACAAACGCCGGATGGACGATCACGTCTCGAAGTACATCGAGTCGCTGCTCGCGGACGCGGCGGCGTAG
- a CDS encoding cupin domain-containing protein, with translation MLDSYADAIASLEPGDGEIETAELVVTDDILVKAFALGPGAELEAHDHAESTNVFHVLEGTVTVLQGENSERVDAPGVVHHERGVDHGARNETDERVVFTASLCPLPS, from the coding sequence ATGCTCGACAGTTACGCCGACGCGATCGCCAGCCTCGAACCGGGGGACGGCGAGATCGAGACCGCGGAACTGGTTGTGACCGACGACATCCTCGTCAAAGCCTTCGCGCTCGGACCGGGCGCTGAACTCGAGGCCCACGACCACGCCGAGAGCACGAACGTCTTTCACGTACTCGAGGGGACGGTGACCGTGCTTCAGGGAGAGAACAGCGAACGGGTCGATGCGCCCGGCGTCGTCCACCACGAGCGCGGGGTCGACCACGGCGCGCGAAACGAGACCGACGAACGGGTGGTCTTCACCGCGAGCCTCTGTCCGCTCCCCTCGTAG
- a CDS encoding P-loop NTPase: MSITEHELEIKLEGVEDPDIGEDIVSLGLVNDVTIDDETARISLAFNAPYAPSELELGNRIREVIEESGLEPDLRAHVGEEHGFDDEVLPRVRNVIAVSSGKGGVGKTTVAANLAAGLQKRGAMVGLLDADIHGPNVPQILPPESEPGVTPNEEIVPPRSDGVRIISMGMLMEDEDDPAILRGPMVNKFMMKFLEGVEWGRLDYLIVDLPPGTGDATLNLLQSMPVTGSVVVTTPQEMALDDTRKGVQMFNKHDTPVLGIVENMSSFICPSCGDQHGLFGTGGADTIVDKYDVPLLGRIPIHPDFGADGSKGALVKDDDSEVQSSLEDVVGEIADRIGEMNRRTVSENVEHEPANKLPTETKD, translated from the coding sequence ATGAGTATCACAGAACACGAACTCGAAATCAAACTCGAGGGCGTCGAAGACCCCGACATCGGCGAGGACATCGTCTCGCTGGGTCTGGTCAACGACGTCACGATCGACGACGAGACGGCCCGGATCTCGCTCGCGTTCAACGCGCCGTATGCGCCCTCAGAACTCGAGCTCGGCAACCGGATCCGCGAGGTCATCGAGGAGTCCGGCCTCGAGCCCGACCTGCGGGCTCACGTCGGCGAAGAACACGGCTTCGACGACGAGGTACTCCCGCGCGTCCGGAACGTCATCGCCGTCTCCTCCGGGAAGGGTGGCGTGGGCAAGACGACGGTCGCGGCCAACCTGGCCGCCGGCCTCCAGAAGCGCGGCGCGATGGTGGGGCTGCTCGATGCCGACATTCACGGGCCGAACGTGCCACAGATCCTCCCACCGGAGAGCGAACCCGGCGTCACACCGAACGAGGAGATCGTGCCTCCCCGTTCGGACGGCGTCCGTATCATCAGCATGGGGATGCTGATGGAAGACGAAGACGACCCCGCTATCCTTCGCGGCCCGATGGTCAACAAGTTCATGATGAAGTTCCTCGAGGGCGTCGAGTGGGGACGCCTCGACTATCTCATCGTCGACCTCCCGCCGGGGACCGGCGATGCGACGCTGAACCTGCTCCAGTCGATGCCCGTCACCGGCTCGGTCGTCGTCACGACGCCCCAGGAGATGGCTTTGGACGACACCCGAAAAGGGGTCCAGATGTTCAACAAGCACGACACGCCGGTGCTGGGCATCGTCGAGAACATGAGCTCGTTCATCTGTCCCTCCTGTGGCGACCAGCACGGCCTGTTCGGCACCGGCGGCGCGGACACGATCGTCGACAAGTACGACGTCCCCCTGTTGGGTCGGATTCCGATTCACCCCGACTTCGGGGCCGACGGCAGCAAGGGCGCGCTCGTCAAGGACGACGACAGCGAGGTCCAGAGCTCCCTCGAGGACGTCGTCGGCGAAATCGCGGACCGTATCGGCGAGATGAACCGCCGAACCGTCTCCGAGAACGTCGAACACGAGCCGGCGAACAAACTGCCGACCGAGACGAAAGACTGA
- the nrfD gene encoding NrfD/PsrC family molybdoenzyme membrane anchor subunit, with product MSTKAPTEEDILRPINTLTKKYFILYGIAALGLGAFLVAWAYQLQKGLIVTGLGDWGSGGGATWGLYIGAFIWWVGVAHGGIILSAAVRLLGMDRYMPIARLAEMTTIGGLSAAGFYILVHMGRPDRMVTSVIGHYHITVNNSPLVWDVTVITAYFVLSATYLGLTLRYDISRLRDDLPDHFEPIYKIMTLGYTEKEDKIISRMVWWLAAAVIIMAPLLLHGGVIPWLFALLPAMPAWTGGIQGPMFLSIALMSAISGVIIISYAFRRAYDWDHIITDDIFRGLLLWLGFFTLLFLWFQLQFVLNGVFLGPLAKAHAAEAKLANPLYQGAMTMIFLTLVYIFLQGIRPSLFSKKRALIASGAILTGTLTEKVLFVVEGFLHPVFTIYDATPGAYFPSVIELLSLVGTTALVALLFLNLSKLVPVVELHAVEHMRGDHEHEATESEVEA from the coding sequence ATGAGCACCAAGGCGCCGACCGAGGAGGACATCCTCCGCCCGATCAACACGCTCACGAAGAAGTACTTCATCCTCTATGGCATCGCGGCCCTGGGGCTCGGTGCCTTCCTCGTCGCGTGGGCCTATCAGCTCCAGAAGGGCCTGATCGTCACCGGCCTCGGCGACTGGGGGAGCGGTGGCGGTGCGACGTGGGGACTGTACATCGGTGCGTTCATCTGGTGGGTCGGGGTCGCTCACGGGGGGATCATCCTCTCGGCGGCCGTCCGCCTGCTCGGCATGGATCGATACATGCCGATCGCCCGACTCGCGGAGATGACCACCATCGGTGGCCTCTCGGCCGCCGGCTTCTACATTCTGGTCCACATGGGTCGACCGGACCGGATGGTCACCAGCGTCATCGGCCACTATCACATCACGGTCAACAACTCGCCGCTGGTGTGGGACGTGACCGTCATCACGGCCTACTTCGTGCTGTCGGCAACCTACCTCGGCCTGACGTTGCGCTATGACATCAGCCGACTCCGTGATGACCTCCCCGACCACTTCGAGCCGATCTACAAGATCATGACGCTCGGTTACACCGAGAAGGAGGACAAGATCATCAGCCGGATGGTCTGGTGGCTCGCGGCGGCGGTCATCATCATGGCCCCGCTCTTGCTCCACGGCGGCGTCATTCCGTGGCTGTTCGCACTGCTCCCGGCGATGCCCGCCTGGACCGGTGGCATCCAGGGCCCGATGTTCCTCAGTATCGCGCTGATGTCGGCGATCAGCGGCGTGATCATCATCTCATACGCGTTCCGACGCGCCTACGACTGGGATCACATCATCACCGACGACATCTTCCGCGGACTGCTCCTGTGGCTCGGGTTCTTCACCCTGCTGTTCCTGTGGTTCCAGCTCCAGTTCGTCCTCAACGGCGTCTTCCTCGGCCCGCTGGCCAAGGCACACGCCGCCGAGGCGAAGCTGGCTAACCCGCTCTATCAGGGCGCGATGACGATGATCTTCCTCACGCTCGTGTACATCTTCCTGCAGGGGATCCGGCCGTCCCTGTTCAGCAAGAAGCGAGCGCTCATCGCCAGCGGGGCGATTCTCACGGGGACGCTGACCGAGAAGGTCCTCTTCGTCGTCGAAGGCTTCCTGCACCCCGTGTTCACCATCTACGACGCGACGCCCGGGGCGTACTTCCCGAGCGTGATCGAGCTGCTGTCGCTCGTCGGCACGACTGCGCTGGTTGCACTTTTATTCCTCAACCTCTCGAAGCTCGTCCCAGTGGTCGAGCTTCACGCAGTCGAGCACATGCGCGGCGACCACGAGCACGAAGCCACTGAATCGGAGGTGGAAGCATGA
- a CDS encoding 4Fe-4S ferredoxin N-terminal domain-containing protein: MSTDDESFHPLGEEWEDELESMLDDTEYDSELGMEMAQDAMRVTKGELSEAEFHDRYHEDVMEEFGEDERPTKEAYEAAKEETKGTVSRMLDAFDGDGEESRREAMKKMGVGAAAVGVGAFGTVADGPEASLSAAESGSHSETKEKPDTQWGMTIDLDRCDGCLSCMVACTEENALDQGVNWMYVMAWEDELHSAGHGGEGEGHSGSGVGSQFNRLSDFNMLVRPCQHCTDAPCEKVCPTTARHTRDKDGLVLTDYDVCIGCRYCQVACPYGVNYFQWDEPSTDYSELEEEHTMGSYEYGDRWVDARAPRGAMSKCVFCPSMQDGKMGEDRVGTTACETACPPNAIQFGDVNDEKSDAYQHREHPSKSRAVINIASDVPSPDTVNSTLSSDATVESAAEDLEDLTVEMLSVMKAIDITVPEDERESSSDKNDTILPKQQTVLESLAAIEQYVDLESSESLSALGLGEGTADDAELRLDQYAGEPSSFKLLEDIGTHPNVTYLGQEPGPEAEQVPGPTKYEDVGLVDKRQTVLDDETVGWSP; this comes from the coding sequence ATGAGCACGGACGATGAATCATTCCACCCGCTCGGGGAAGAGTGGGAAGACGAACTCGAGTCGATGCTCGACGATACCGAGTACGACAGCGAGCTCGGTATGGAGATGGCCCAGGACGCGATGCGGGTCACCAAGGGCGAACTCTCCGAAGCCGAATTCCACGACCGCTATCACGAGGACGTGATGGAGGAGTTCGGCGAGGACGAACGCCCGACCAAAGAGGCCTACGAGGCCGCCAAAGAAGAGACCAAGGGGACGGTCTCCCGCATGCTCGACGCGTTCGACGGCGACGGTGAGGAGAGTCGCCGCGAAGCGATGAAGAAGATGGGCGTCGGTGCGGCCGCCGTCGGCGTCGGTGCGTTCGGCACCGTCGCTGACGGTCCCGAAGCGAGCCTCTCTGCCGCCGAATCCGGTTCGCACTCGGAGACGAAAGAAAAGCCCGACACCCAGTGGGGGATGACGATCGACCTCGATCGGTGTGACGGCTGTCTCTCCTGTATGGTCGCCTGTACCGAGGAGAACGCGCTGGACCAGGGCGTCAACTGGATGTACGTCATGGCCTGGGAGGACGAACTCCACTCCGCCGGTCACGGCGGCGAAGGCGAAGGTCACAGCGGCAGCGGCGTCGGCAGCCAGTTCAATCGGCTGAGCGACTTCAACATGCTCGTGCGACCGTGCCAGCACTGTACGGACGCACCCTGTGAGAAGGTCTGCCCGACGACGGCCCGTCACACGCGTGACAAAGACGGGCTGGTGCTGACCGACTACGACGTCTGTATCGGCTGTCGCTACTGTCAGGTCGCCTGTCCGTACGGCGTCAACTACTTCCAGTGGGACGAGCCCAGCACGGATTACAGCGAGCTCGAGGAAGAACACACGATGGGCAGCTACGAGTACGGCGACCGCTGGGTCGACGCTCGTGCGCCCCGTGGCGCAATGAGCAAGTGTGTCTTCTGCCCGAGCATGCAAGACGGGAAGATGGGCGAAGACAGGGTCGGCACGACGGCCTGTGAAACCGCCTGTCCGCCGAACGCGATCCAGTTCGGCGACGTCAACGACGAGAAGAGCGACGCCTACCAGCACCGCGAGCACCCGAGCAAGAGCCGCGCGGTCATCAACATCGCGAGCGACGTTCCGTCGCCGGATACGGTCAACAGCACGCTCAGCTCGGACGCCACCGTCGAGTCCGCGGCCGAGGACCTCGAGGACCTCACCGTGGAGATGCTCAGCGTGATGAAGGCGATCGACATCACCGTCCCGGAGGACGAACGCGAATCCAGCAGCGACAAGAACGATACCATCCTCCCGAAACAGCAGACGGTCCTCGAATCACTGGCCGCGATCGAGCAGTACGTCGACCTCGAGAGCTCCGAATCGCTCTCGGCGCTCGGACTCGGCGAGGGCACCGCCGACGACGCGGAGCTCCGACTCGATCAGTACGCCGGCGAGCCCAGCTCGTTCAAGCTGCTCGAGGACATCGGCACGCACCCGAACGTCACGTACCTCGGCCAAGAGCCCGGTCCGGAGGCCGAACAGGTCCCCGGTCCGACGAAGTACGAGGACGTCGGTCTGGTCGACAAGCGCCAGACGGTGCTTGACGACGAAACCGTCGGGTGGTCGCCATGA
- a CDS encoding helix-turn-helix domain-containing protein, with the protein MAQATLTLTMPEAIWIQQVSTEYPEATFRVLAAVPGAESGFALVRITGPEVPEVVDAMDDHPQITELSLAQWSDNEATIHFETTAPLLLFSSRESGMPIELPVEIRDGEATIEVTGSRERLAELAEQLEHFGLKYRIEHVRERLHESQLLSERQLEVVAAAVEEGYYDTPRRCSLTELAGHLDIAKSTCSETLHRAEEAIVKRFVDDLPNVGGEDSLEEQLASP; encoded by the coding sequence ATGGCTCAAGCGACCCTCACTCTCACGATGCCCGAGGCGATCTGGATCCAGCAGGTGTCGACGGAGTATCCGGAAGCGACCTTTCGGGTGCTCGCGGCCGTCCCCGGCGCCGAGTCCGGCTTCGCCCTCGTCCGAATCACCGGCCCCGAGGTCCCCGAAGTCGTCGACGCGATGGACGACCATCCCCAGATCACCGAACTCTCGCTCGCCCAGTGGAGCGACAACGAGGCGACGATCCACTTCGAGACCACCGCGCCGCTACTGCTGTTCTCCTCTCGCGAGTCGGGGATGCCGATCGAACTTCCGGTCGAGATTCGCGACGGCGAGGCGACGATCGAGGTTACCGGCTCCCGCGAACGGCTGGCCGAACTCGCCGAGCAACTCGAGCACTTCGGGCTCAAGTACCGAATCGAACACGTCCGCGAGCGGCTCCACGAGAGCCAACTGCTCTCGGAGCGCCAGCTCGAGGTGGTCGCCGCCGCCGTCGAGGAAGGGTACTACGATACGCCGCGTCGCTGTTCGCTGACCGAACTGGCCGGCCACCTAGATATCGCCAAGTCGACCTGCAGCGAGACGCTCCACCGGGCCGAGGAAGCGATCGTCAAGCGGTTCGTCGACGATCTGCCGAACGTCGGCGGCGAGGATTCACTCGAGGAACAGTTGGCGAGTCCCTGA
- a CDS encoding DUF2249 domain-containing protein, protein MATESTERTLDVREIDGPPFDDIVAALEDLESDQRLRLIAPFEPKPLYEELADRGFAYESEHRDGGVWHVFIEHA, encoded by the coding sequence ATGGCAACCGAATCGACGGAACGCACGCTCGACGTCCGAGAGATCGACGGTCCACCGTTCGACGACATCGTCGCCGCGCTCGAGGACCTCGAGTCCGACCAGCGACTGCGCCTGATCGCGCCGTTCGAACCGAAGCCGCTCTACGAGGAACTCGCCGATCGCGGGTTCGCATACGAGAGCGAGCACCGCGACGGCGGCGTCTGGCACGTGTTCATCGAGCACGCGTAG